One Clupea harengus chromosome 3, Ch_v2.0.2, whole genome shotgun sequence DNA window includes the following coding sequences:
- the lmf2a gene encoding lipase maturation factor 2a gives MGEIRLPIQAFLWCMSAIYMFAFASLYIQIPGLYGNDGLMPARWTLRYTGKGIWEQLRDSPTLLWLGPKLGLDTQQGMELIALMGIALSLLSTLTHRLRDCRLYLCLWILYLSLYQVGQVFLYFQWDNLLLETGFLCVLVAPMYLPWGRLRGCFNDNMTLWLVRWLLFRLMFASGVVKLTSRCPTWWGLTAMTYHYETQCIPTPLAWFAHQLPVWWQKFSVVATFLIEIPVPFLFFSPIRRHRLAAFYMQVLLQVLIILSGNYNFFNLLTLALCFSLLDDEHINFLLRRTSADTRKPQSTLEKAWSWGCVCVELSVYILLAYWASLHFSLQMDWEKKEVLSKTAFTYHQFMALLKDVLIPSIWIGVLSLTWEIIRAMIKCVCMKGVLLRFWSTLQWGVMAAAAASMFAISLVPFTFLDYDANNALWPGVKRAFEVTDRYQLTNSYGLFRRMTGVGGRPEVIIEGSWDRKTWTEIEFMYKPGNMSAPPPFLTPHQPRLDWQMWFAALGPNHQSPWFSSLLYRLLQGKKDVIRLIQADESNYPFKDQPPTFLRAHRYKYWFTGPKEDGTYPIRWWRRVYVEEFYPTVQLGDSFLENMLSQGGLKEKAPARRTSKAALAQVLASVRETVCVLPAPVVIWSLFIAVAGACVLKQLLSHTHTPTHRHDEASERERHNARQQNSQTPPGHTQEKQTEEEEDRRGGGDVEEYTMKKDEEEEKDEREKGMEERSDEEEEGEEKANGEKRAEEREEALITIPL, from the exons ATGGGGGAAATACGGCTGCCAATTCAAGCGTTCCTTTGGTGCATGTCTGCCATCTATATGTTTGCCTTTGCTTCCCTATACATACAGATTCCAG GTCTCTATGGCAACGACGGTTTGATGCCAGCGCGATGGACGCTGCGCTACACAGGCAAAGGAATCTGGGAGCAACTGAGAGATTCTCCCACCCTCTTGTGGCTGGGTCCCAAACTTGGGCTGGATACCCAACAGGGCATGGAGCTTATAGCCCTGATGGGGATCGCACTCAGCCTCCTGTCAACTCTGACGCACAGGCTACGGGACTGTCGGCTCTACCTTTGCCTCTGGATACTGTACCTGTCACTTTATCAG GTGGGCCAGGTGTTTCTCTACTTCCAGTG gGATAATCTGCTGCTGGAGAcggggtttctgtgtgtgttggtggcccCTATGTACTTGCCCTGGGGCCGTTTGCGGGGTTGTTTCAATGACAACATGACGCTGTGGCTGGTGCGCTGGTTGCTCTTCCGGCTCATGTTTGCCTCCGGGGTGGTCAAGCTCACCAGCCGCTGCCCCACCTGGTGGGgtcttacag CGATGACCTACCACTATGAGACTCAGTGCATCCCCACCCCTCTGGCCTGGTTCGCTCACCAGCTCCCCGTGTGGTGGCAGAAGTTCAGTGTGGTGGCCACCTTCCTCATCGAGATCCCTGTGCCCTTCCTCTTCTTTAGCCCCATACGACGCCACCGCCTCGCCGCCTTctacatgcag gtgttgttGCAGGTGCTGATTATCCTCTCAGGGAATTATAACTTCTTTAACCTGCTGACGCTCGCACTCTGTTTCTCCCTGCTGGATGATGAACACATCAACTTCCTGCTGCGCAGGACCTCTGCAGACACCCGCAAACCACAGA GCACTCTGGAGAAAGCGTGGtcatggggatgtgtgtgtgtggagctgtctGTGTATATCCTACTGGCCTACTGGGCCAGCCTTCACTTCAGCCTGCAGATGGACTGGGAGAAGAAGGAGGTCTTGTCAAAGACTG ccTTCACATATCACCAGTTCATGGCACTTCTGAAGGATGTGTTGATTCCCAGCATCTGGATTGGAGTTCTATCCCTAACCTGGGAGATTATCAGGGCAATGAtcaa gtgtgtgtgtatgaagggtgTGTTGTTGCGCTTCTGGAGCACTCTCCAGTGGGGTGTGatggctgctgcagctgcaagCATGTTCGCCATCAGCTTG GTGCCCTTCACATTCCTAGACTACGATGCTAACAATGCTCTTTGGCCGGGCGTAAAGCGGGCGTTTGAGGTGACGGACCGCTACCAGCTGACAAACTCATACGGCCTCTTCCGCAGGATGACCGGCGTTGGAGGTCGTCCAGAGGTCATAATCGAGGGCAGCTGGGACCGGAAGACCTGGACg GAGATAGAGTTCATGTATAAGCCGGGGAACATGAGTGCACCTCCACCCTTTCTGACTCCCCACCAACCCAGGCTGGACTGGCAGATGTGGTTCGCTGCCCTAGGGCCTAACCACCAGAGCCCCTGGTTTAGCAGCCTGCTCTACCGACTACTGCAGGGGAAAAaggatg TGATCCGGCTGATTCAGGCCGACGAATCAAACTACCCGTTCAAGGATCAGCCCCCTACCTTCCTCAGAGCTCATCGCTACAAGTACTGGTTTACCGGACCCAAGGAGGACGG GACGTACCCCATTCGGTGGTGGCGGAGGGTGTATGTGGAGGAGTTCTATCCCACAGTGCAGTTGGGTGACTCTTTCCTAGAGAACATGCTGAGTCAGGGTGGACTAAag GAAAAGGCTCCAGCAAGGCGCACCTCTAAGGCTGCATTGGCCCAGGTCCTCGCGAGTGTgcgtgagactgtgtgtgtgctgcccgcCCCTGTGGTCATCTGGTCCCTCTTCATCGCTGTGGCCGGAGCGTGTGTGCTGAAACagcttctgtcacacacacacacccccactcacaGGCATGACGAGGCCagcgagagggaaagacacAACGCTAGACAGCAGAACAGCCAGACaccacctggacacacacaagagaaacagacggaggaggaggaggacaggagaggaggtggggacgTTGAAGAATACACGATGAagaaggatgaagaggaggagaaggacgaAAGAGAAAagggcatggaggagaggagtgatgaggaggaggaaggagaagagaaggcgaatggagagaagagagcagaagagagagaagagg CACTAATCACAATACCACTATGA
- the LOC116219229 gene encoding alpha-N-acetylneuraminide alpha-2,8-sialyltransferase-like, translating to MEGGQTLSIPYGVWPDPINPLWSEARPYRSPMGGGQTLSIPYGRFKDLKGSKLLECLSVYDRSFIYMPAFSSSIGIKPSFWAAQTVADASANQTVLFAHPEFLRRVSAFWAARGVSARRLSTGLFMVTLALSLCDQVDVYGFWPFSHGPDNKPLSHHYYDNEPPNSYHEMPQEFKQLTQLHDSGVIRLQLGNCGGVEHELSH from the exons ATGGAAGGTGGCCAGACCCTATCAATCCCCTATGGAGTGTGGCCAGACCCCATCAATCCCCTATGGAGCGAGGCCAGACCCTATCGATCCCCCATGGGAGGTGGCCAGACCCTATCGATCCCCTATGGAAG gTTTAAGGATCTGAAGGGTTCCAAGCTATTGGagtgcttgagtgtgtatgaCAGAAGCTTCATCTACATGCCAGCCTTCTCTTCAAGTATCGGCATAAAGCCATCCTTTTGGGCTGCTCAAACAGTTGCTGATGCTTCAGCCAATCAGACAGTCCTGTTCGCCCACCCGGAGTTCCTGCGACGTGTCAGTGCCTTCTGGGCGGCCCGGGGTGTCAGCGCTCGGCGTCTCTCCACCGGCCTCTTCATGGTGACactcgccctctccctctgcgACCAGGTGGACGTCTACGGCTTCTGGCCCTTTTCACACGGACCAGACAACAAGCCACTCTCTCATCATTACTATGACAACGAACCTCCCAACAGTTACCACGAGATGCCGCAGGAGTTTAAGCAGTTGACGCAGCTGCATGACAGCGGAGTCATACGACTGCAGCTGGGAAACTGTGGAGGCGTTGAACATGAACTGAGTCATTGA